Proteins from a genomic interval of Halopseudomonas litoralis:
- a CDS encoding DUF4123 domain-containing protein, with translation MSYQRMPQFPSLQGHTYWLAEPQKGLLETLYEFEPDPDPMPLFTDTSFAAQASLSPLLFTLSATDGLAAQLAKDPKKLTGLLITTRESRTRLLQQLRSLLEARFLQRRKALLRYYDPRVASYLLPTCTGALQARWLGPITDIAWYGGTWADEFADGQQWHRLRHMEQPDAKASPVPLALNDAQLQRLVDQGYEHFAWRWLVSHKGYEMTQVLDWIEAGMAAGHTQHTSLNAWLDSQTMMQGAQQG, from the coding sequence ATGAGCTATCAACGCATGCCGCAGTTCCCATCCCTGCAAGGCCACACCTACTGGCTGGCTGAACCACAAAAGGGCTTGCTGGAAACTCTCTACGAGTTCGAGCCAGATCCTGACCCCATGCCGCTTTTTACGGATACATCCTTTGCTGCCCAGGCAAGCCTGTCGCCTCTGCTGTTCACTTTGTCAGCTACAGACGGACTGGCCGCGCAACTGGCGAAGGATCCGAAAAAACTCACCGGCCTACTGATAACCACGCGCGAATCACGCACCCGGTTATTGCAACAGCTACGCAGCCTGTTGGAAGCCCGTTTCCTGCAGAGGCGTAAAGCCTTATTGCGCTATTACGACCCCCGGGTCGCCAGTTACCTGCTGCCCACGTGCACCGGAGCGTTGCAAGCCCGATGGCTTGGTCCCATTACCGATATTGCCTGGTATGGCGGAACCTGGGCCGACGAGTTTGCCGATGGCCAACAGTGGCATCGGCTCAGGCACATGGAGCAACCCGATGCAAAAGCATCTCCTGTGCCGCTTGCACTGAATGATGCCCAGCTGCAACGGCTGGTAGATCAAGGCTACGAACATTTTGCCTGGCGCTGGCTTGTCAGCCACAAGGGTTATGAAATGACGCAGGTGCTCGACTGGATCGAAGCCGGCATGGCGGCCGGACATACTCAACACACATCGCTGAACGCCTGGCTGGATAGCCAGACAATGATGCAAGGAGCGCAACAAGGATGA
- a CDS encoding type VI secretion system Vgr family protein: protein MFAPANTAHFTLDIPRLDHDFKVLSFQGTEAISQPYCFELDLVSERPDLDIESLLHQPVFLSYAGPGKGIHGLIHSIAQGESGKRLTRYRVTLVPRLAYLQHATNQRIFQHKSVPQIITEVLKGHGIFTDSFRFQLREEGPERIYCTQYGETDLHFIQRLCEEEGIHYHFQHSPDGHQLVFGEDQTIFPTLPPTKFNQGSGMVADEPVIKRFNLRLQTRPSHVTRRDYNFEKPRLLMESAAQSEAMPTLEDYVYPGRFQHRDRGTHLTTRTLETHRSDYRLVNGESDQPLLISGHFLALTEHLRQEWNDLWLLTSVTHEGKQPQVLEESVTSDANPEEGFTQGYRNTFTATPWDVIFRPQTVHKKQTIAGSQSAVITGPEGEEIHCDEYGRVKVQFHWDRQGQADAKTSCWLRVASNWAGDRYGGIAIPRIGMEVLVSFLEGDPDQPLITGCLYHKTHQVPYSLPEHKNRSVFKTLSSPGGNGFNELRIDDKAGEEQIFIHAQRDWDQNIQHDQTMRVGNERHDHVEANSYTELLAEEHHTTHVDRKTEIKADDHLTVANNQHVKIGTGQFIEAGNEIHYYAGNKLVIDAGMELTAKADGSFVKLDPSGVTLVGPSVRINSGGSAGSGSGAAPVLPGETLAADSDMPGGLLAFMLKQALLNNTPFVELCQKPKGGTPAQCPLAACPCRKGGLA from the coding sequence ATGTTCGCCCCGGCCAATACCGCGCACTTCACGCTCGACATTCCCCGCCTCGACCACGACTTCAAGGTGCTGTCATTTCAAGGCACCGAAGCCATCAGCCAGCCCTACTGCTTCGAGCTGGACCTGGTCAGCGAACGTCCCGATCTGGATATCGAAAGCCTGCTGCACCAGCCGGTGTTTCTCAGTTATGCCGGCCCGGGCAAAGGCATACACGGTCTCATCCACAGCATCGCCCAGGGCGAATCCGGCAAACGCCTGACCCGCTACCGGGTCACCCTGGTGCCACGCCTGGCCTACCTGCAACACGCGACCAACCAGCGGATCTTCCAGCACAAGAGCGTGCCGCAGATCATCACCGAGGTACTCAAGGGCCACGGCATTTTCACTGACAGCTTCCGCTTCCAGCTGCGTGAAGAAGGTCCCGAGCGTATTTATTGCACCCAATACGGCGAAACCGACCTGCATTTCATCCAGCGCCTGTGTGAAGAAGAAGGCATCCACTACCACTTCCAGCACAGCCCAGACGGCCATCAACTGGTATTCGGTGAAGACCAGACCATTTTCCCCACACTGCCGCCCACCAAATTCAACCAGGGCAGCGGCATGGTCGCCGACGAGCCGGTCATCAAACGCTTCAACCTGCGCCTGCAAACCCGTCCCAGCCACGTCACCCGCCGCGACTACAACTTCGAGAAACCGCGGCTACTGATGGAAAGCGCAGCGCAAAGCGAAGCTATGCCCACCCTGGAAGACTACGTCTATCCAGGCCGCTTCCAGCACCGCGACCGAGGCACCCACCTCACCACCCGCACCCTGGAAACCCACCGTAGTGACTACCGTCTGGTCAATGGCGAAAGCGACCAGCCCTTGTTGATCAGCGGGCATTTTCTGGCGCTGACCGAGCACCTCCGTCAGGAGTGGAATGATCTCTGGCTACTGACCTCGGTAACTCACGAAGGCAAACAACCCCAGGTACTGGAAGAGTCCGTCACCAGTGATGCAAATCCAGAAGAGGGTTTTACCCAAGGCTACCGCAACACCTTCACCGCCACCCCCTGGGACGTGATCTTCCGCCCCCAAACCGTCCACAAAAAACAAACCATCGCCGGCAGCCAATCCGCCGTCATCACCGGCCCCGAAGGCGAAGAAATCCACTGCGACGAATACGGCCGCGTCAAAGTCCAGTTTCACTGGGACCGTCAAGGCCAGGCCGACGCCAAGACCAGCTGCTGGCTGAGAGTGGCCAGCAACTGGGCCGGCGACCGCTACGGCGGCATCGCCATTCCAAGAATAGGCATGGAAGTCCTAGTCTCCTTCCTCGAAGGCGACCCCGACCAACCGCTGATCACCGGCTGCCTGTACCACAAGACCCACCAGGTCCCGTACAGCCTGCCCGAACACAAAAATCGCAGCGTATTCAAAACCTTGAGCAGCCCTGGCGGCAACGGCTTCAACGAACTGCGTATCGACGACAAGGCCGGTGAAGAGCAGATATTCATCCACGCCCAGCGCGACTGGGACCAGAACATCCAGCACGACCAAACCATGCGCGTCGGCAACGAACGCCACGACCACGTCGAGGCCAACAGCTACACCGAACTGCTGGCCGAAGAACACCACACCACCCACGTCGACCGCAAAACCGAGATCAAAGCCGACGATCACCTGACCGTCGCCAATAACCAGCACGTCAAGATCGGCACCGGCCAGTTCATCGAAGCAGGTAACGAAATCCACTACTACGCCGGCAATAAGCTGGTTATCGACGCCGGCATGGAGCTGACCGCCAAGGCCGACGGCAGCTTCGTCAAGCTCGACCCCAGCGGCGTCACCCTGGTCGGCCCAAGCGTCAGAATCAACTCCGGCGGCAGTGCAGGCTCGGGCAGCGGCGCGGCGCCTGTGTTGCCGGGTGAGACGCTGGCGGCGGACAGCGATATGCCGGGCGGCCTGTTGGCGTTCATGCTCAAACAGGCACTTCTGAATAACACGCCTTTCGTTGAACTCTGCCAGAAGCCCAAAGGCGGCACACCTGCGCAGTGTCCTCTGGCAGCCTGTCCGTGCCGCAAGGGAGGCCTGGCTTAG
- a CDS encoding sensor domain-containing diguanylate cyclase, translated as MDLHRQLLFVLLLQLVTALAWAEPRVSVDQSQINLTEFRIGYHIDPSRTLTFEEVRTLPFNETGNRTSLGTDARVAWYKLILDNTSDVDQQLFVHLPHAYHLRSVDIYEERDGALVRSELLDLDQIADTDVMYRGTVVYPFTLPAEQSTTLYLRSFSYSHQWFAVEILDEYASRHGLVSINTDIALMVGMLLALVFYNGLLYFATSKKENIFYSLYLISGLVWIALSYGLIASVFDVYGDTIFKLNMSLFTMPIFLLLFMMAIFETKSYYPTEHRFLQGLIALLSGTLIWGFFDISAALKPASSLAAMMMVVTLSVGVSLHRKGHPLVKYFLLGHSFFVLFNGIAVLFYKGLIPPSYLSSHGVGIGIVLEALTLAFVISHRIKLLEDIRASQEELKKQAATDPLTRLYNRRFFFAEANYLLELAKGADTPVSVMILDIDHFKRVNDDYGHGCGDQVLTKLAQTLKEQSRSEDLIARFGGEEFVILLPGADLLEASRCAERIRIAVQALKMTAGVNETVQITVSLGIAEFDMEQESVESALTRADQALYHAKNDGRNRIYHAEPAVITTADLLAEGKSG; from the coding sequence ATGGACCTACACCGGCAACTGCTGTTCGTATTGCTCCTTCAGTTGGTGACTGCGCTGGCATGGGCAGAGCCACGGGTTTCAGTCGATCAGAGCCAGATCAACCTGACCGAGTTCAGGATTGGCTACCATATAGATCCCTCGCGGACGTTGACCTTTGAAGAGGTCAGAACGCTGCCCTTCAACGAAACCGGCAACCGGACCAGCCTGGGCACCGATGCGCGAGTCGCCTGGTACAAGCTGATTCTGGACAACACCTCGGATGTCGATCAGCAGCTTTTTGTCCACCTGCCACACGCCTACCACTTACGATCAGTTGATATCTATGAGGAACGCGACGGCGCGCTGGTGCGCAGCGAGTTGCTTGATCTGGACCAGATTGCCGACACTGATGTAATGTATCGCGGCACCGTGGTGTACCCGTTCACCCTGCCCGCAGAGCAGTCCACCACCCTCTACCTGCGCAGCTTTTCCTATTCACATCAATGGTTTGCCGTCGAGATACTGGACGAGTACGCCTCACGCCACGGACTGGTGAGCATCAATACCGATATAGCCTTGATGGTCGGCATGTTACTGGCTCTGGTGTTCTACAACGGGCTGCTGTACTTCGCTACCAGCAAAAAAGAGAACATTTTCTACTCGCTGTATCTGATCTCCGGCCTGGTATGGATAGCGCTGTCCTACGGGCTGATCGCCAGTGTATTCGATGTATACGGCGACACTATTTTCAAGTTGAACATGTCGTTGTTCACCATGCCGATCTTTCTGTTGCTGTTCATGATGGCTATCTTCGAGACCAAGTCGTACTACCCCACAGAGCATCGTTTTCTGCAGGGGCTGATCGCGTTGCTGAGCGGCACATTGATCTGGGGATTTTTTGATATTTCTGCCGCGCTCAAACCCGCCAGTAGTCTGGCTGCGATGATGATGGTGGTGACCTTATCGGTCGGGGTGTCGCTGCATCGCAAAGGCCATCCGCTGGTGAAATACTTCCTGCTCGGCCACAGCTTCTTTGTGCTGTTCAACGGTATTGCCGTGCTCTTCTACAAAGGCCTGATTCCGCCGAGCTACCTGAGCAGCCATGGAGTGGGCATTGGCATCGTGCTCGAGGCTCTGACGCTGGCATTTGTCATTTCCCACCGCATCAAATTGCTGGAGGATATACGCGCTTCCCAGGAAGAGCTGAAGAAGCAGGCCGCCACGGATCCATTGACCAGACTATACAACCGCCGGTTCTTCTTTGCGGAGGCCAACTATCTGCTTGAATTGGCGAAGGGGGCCGATACGCCGGTATCGGTCATGATTTTGGATATAGATCACTTCAAGCGCGTGAATGATGACTACGGTCACGGCTGCGGCGATCAGGTTCTCACCAAGCTGGCGCAAACGTTGAAGGAACAAAGCCGCTCGGAAGATCTGATCGCGCGGTTCGGCGGCGAGGAGTTTGTCATTCTGCTGCCGGGCGCTGATCTACTGGAAGCCAGCCGCTGTGCAGAGCGCATACGCATTGCCGTGCAGGCGCTGAAAATGACCGCTGGCGTAAACGAAACAGTGCAGATCACTGTCAGTCTTGGTATCGCAGAGTTCGACATGGAGCAAGAGAGCGTTGAGTCCGCACTGACCCGTGCTGACCAGGCCCTGTATCACGCCAAGAACGACGGTCGCAATCGCATCTACCACGCAGAGCCTGCGGTAATAACTACCGCAGACCTGCTGGCCGAAGGAAAGAGCGGGTAA
- a CDS encoding bile acid:sodium symporter family protein, whose translation MARPRFMPDNFTLCLIAAMATASLLPVQGEVAVVFGWVTNLAIALLFFMHGAKLSRDAIWAGATHWRLHLVVFGCTFLLFPLLGLALKPILAPLMGHELYLGMLFLCALPATVQSAIAFTSLARGNVAAAVCSAATSSLLGIFLTPLLVMLLMGAEGGSGDTLDAVWQITLQLLLPFVAGQFARRWIGHWVGRNKLWLKNVDQGSILLVVYGAFSAAVVEGLWQSTPLLQLGGLVLACCILLALVLVLVEQLSRRLGFNVEDRITILFAGSKKSLATGVPMAQVLFAGASMGAMILPLMIFHQIQLMVCAVLAERYARRPEVADPLAESA comes from the coding sequence ATGGCTCGTCCCCGTTTTATGCCCGATAACTTCACCCTCTGCCTGATTGCAGCCATGGCTACTGCCAGTTTGCTGCCCGTGCAGGGTGAGGTGGCGGTAGTGTTCGGCTGGGTCACCAACCTGGCGATCGCCCTGCTGTTTTTCATGCATGGCGCCAAGTTATCGCGCGATGCGATCTGGGCCGGTGCCACTCACTGGCGTCTGCATCTGGTGGTGTTTGGCTGTACTTTCTTGCTCTTTCCCTTGCTCGGGTTGGCCCTCAAGCCGATACTGGCGCCGCTGATGGGCCACGAACTCTATCTGGGCATGCTGTTTCTCTGCGCCTTGCCGGCCACAGTACAGTCGGCCATAGCCTTCACTTCACTGGCCCGCGGTAACGTAGCGGCGGCCGTCTGCAGCGCCGCCACTTCGAGTCTGTTGGGCATTTTCCTCACGCCATTGCTGGTAATGCTGCTGATGGGAGCCGAGGGCGGCAGCGGGGACACGCTGGATGCTGTCTGGCAGATTACCCTGCAGCTGCTGCTTCCTTTTGTCGCCGGGCAGTTTGCCCGTCGCTGGATCGGTCATTGGGTGGGACGGAACAAGCTCTGGCTGAAGAACGTCGATCAGGGCTCGATTCTGTTGGTGGTCTACGGCGCCTTCAGTGCGGCGGTAGTGGAAGGGCTGTGGCAGAGCACTCCGTTGTTGCAGTTGGGTGGGCTGGTATTGGCTTGCTGCATTCTGTTGGCGTTGGTCCTGGTCTTGGTCGAGCAACTGTCGCGACGGCTTGGCTTCAATGTTGAGGATCGCATCACCATTCTGTTTGCCGGCTCGAAGAAAAGTCTGGCCACTGGCGTGCCCATGGCGCAGGTGTTGTTTGCGGGCGCCAGTATGGGGGCGATGATTCTGCCGCTGATGATCTTTCATCAGATCCAGTTGATGGTCTGCGCCGTGCTCGCCGAGCGTTATGCGCGACGGCCAGAGGTTGCTGATCCGCTCGCGGAGAGTGCCTGA